One segment of Hemitrygon akajei chromosome 15, sHemAka1.3, whole genome shotgun sequence DNA contains the following:
- the n4bp3 gene encoding NEDD4-binding protein 3 homolog isoform X1, with product MPMAAVHTLSVSSDRNNLYPCSPVNSKCKMGSVGSLMAEKHDLTSDNMKSHRGGNAYNLRQPDGLFKKGLTQRDLLNYLNSTKKGAKTDKRIASGCSSMERCRKDGQNEIYGKDVDLKKNSLPVGGKFEKSRFRPSAFMPVVPKNFSSMQNLYPQQTEELSDSTASLNVFSKMDNSPMRNGGEKKDYFRTVSQEEDLSDSGRNSMTSLPPCGTGLKHHIGQISASMGQINHIGSNCIDGGPKEASNSDSGRFSCKSMAVLSRLDPQGNMSPSCELSRSMEDVVRELEDRLHEKEVELKHVRRNLDESEDAIAQVFEDKQRLWEKEMEELKRIYANKLRQVTQQAQHAQRTLQLQVFKIKQEKRKLQEDFDKLLLECEQLKSQCTSYRQEQDDLTPKLEETKWEVRQKAGEIALLKQQLRDSQAEVAEKLSELFSLKALLQEVRVELCTKDEQMLLLKNSLQAQSKQLAKSTNALQQEDHILLQEACLERDGAPEEMKGLLNKETNDLKARSFHGDTTQGLVLQIERLKAELLLERRQCEAQAANFEIERSTWQDEKEKVIQYQKQLQSSYLEMYQRNQALEQEIRVIAAKVELTDNDVKQNLPWIERIESSEI from the exons ATGCCCATGGCTGCAGTCCACACCTTATCTGTATCTAGTGATCGCAACAACCTGTATCCTTGTTCTCCAGTTAACAGCAAGTGCAAAATGGGAAGTGTGGGTAGCCTAATGGCTGAAAAACATGACCTCACAAGTGATAATATGAAGAGTCATCGAGGTGGGAACGCGTACAACCTCAGGCAGCCAGATGGGCTCTTTAAAAAAGGACTGACCCAGAGAGACCTGTTGAACTATCTTAACAGCACCAAAAAAGGAGCAAAAACGGACAAAAGGATTGCGTCCGGATGTTCTTCCATGGAACGCTGCCGAAAAGACGGACAGAATGAGATTTATGGAAAGGACGTTGACCTAAAAAAGAATTCACTTCCTGTTGGAGGGAAATTTGAAAAG TCACGATTCCGACCCTCTGCATTCATGCCGGTGGTGCCAAAGAACTTCAGTTCCATGCAGAATCTTTATCCGCAACAGACCGAGGAGCTGAGCGACAGTACAGCCAGCCTCAACGTCTTCAGCAAGATGGACAATTCACCCATGAGGAATGGAGGTGAAAAGAAGGATTACTTCAGGACAGTCAGTCAAGAGGAGGACCTGTCTGACTCTGGGCGGAATTCCATGACCAGCCTCCCTCCCTGCGGAACAGGCCTGAAGCACCACATAGGGCAGATAAGTGCCTCCATGGGGCAAATTAACCACATTGGCTCAAACTGCATTGATGGGGGACCCAAGGAGGCTTCTAACTCTGACAGCGGCCGTTTCTCCTGCAAGAGCATGGCAGTCCTGAGCCGGCTGGACCCCCAGGGCAACATGTCCCCTTCCTGCGAGCTGTCACGATCGATGGAGGACGTTGTCAGGGAGCTGGAAGACCGGCTTCACGAGAAGGAGGTGGAGCTGAAACACGTGAGAAGGAACCTGGATGAGAGCGAGGATGCCATTGCCCAGGTGTTCGAGGATAAGCAAAGGCTCTGGGAGAAGGAGATGGAAGAACTGAAGCGAATCTACGCCAACAAGCTGCGCCAAGTAACCCAGCAAGCCCAGCACGCCCAGCGGACTCTCCAGCTGCAGGTCTTCAAGATCAAGCAGGAGAAGAGGAAACTGCAGGAGGATTTTGACAAGTTGCTGCTGGAATGTGAGCAGCTCAAAAGCCAGTGTACGTCTTATCGACAGGAGCAAGATGACTTAACCCCAAAGCTGGAGGAGACCAAATGGGAG GTCCGTCAGAAGGCTGGTGAGATCGCCCTGCTAAAGCAGCAACTGCGGGACTCCCAGGCAGAGGTGGCGGAGAAACTGAGTGAGCTGTTCAGCTTGAAAGCGCTGCTCCAAGAAGTCCGAGTGGAGCTCTGTACCAAAGATGAACAGATGTTGCTGCTAAAGAATTCTCTGCAGGCCCAATCCAAGCAATTAGCTAAAAGCACAAACGCACTGCAGCAGGAGGACCACATCTTACTCCAAGAAGCCTGCCTGGAGAGAGATGGAGCACCTGAAGAAATGAAAGGCTTGTTGAACAAGGAGACCAATGATCTGAAGGCCAGAAGCTTTCATGGTGACACCACCCAAGGTCTTGTCCTCCAGATTGAGAGACTGAAAGCTGAACTGTTATTGGAACGAAGGCAGTGTGAAGCCCAAGCTGCCAATTTTGAAATTGAGAGAAGTACCTGGCAGGACGAAAAGGAAAAAGTCATCCAGTATCAGAAACAACTGCAGTCTAGCTATCTAGAGATGTACCAAAGAAACCAAGCCCTTGAACAAGAAATTCGGGTTATTGCAGCCAAAGTAGAATTAACGGACAATGATGTCAAACAGAACCTACCATGGATCGAAAGGATCGAATCCTCTGAGATATGA